Sequence from the Nocardiopsis sp. YSL2 genome:
CCCCACACCCGAAAGGCATCCCCCTGTGGCACACCCGCGCGCCCTGGTGGCACTTGCCGCCCTTCTCGCCCTGACCACCGGCTGCTCCTCCTACGACGAGGACGCCCATCGATCGGACGTGGCCGACGTGCTCGGGGCCGAGCCGAGCGAGTTGGACGATCAGACCTGGCAGGAGATGCGGGAGGAGGCCGAGAGCCTGTGCGAGAGCGACGAACGGCAGTTCGCCCTGGACGCGTCGGTGCTGTCCGCCGGCAGTGACCCCGCACGGAACCTGACGGTGCGCCGCGCGCACGTCGAGCACGTGTGCCCCGACCGGCTGGCCGAACACGACGACCTGGTCCGCGGGCTCACCTACTGAGCGGAGGATGCCACGGGTCCGGCCCGGGCGGTTCGCCCGGTCCGGACCCGTCGCCGGTCAGCGGCCGAAGCCCGCGGGCTTGCCGCCCTCGGCGACCTCGCGGCGCAGCCGCTCGCCCTTGGCGTAGGCCTGCGACCTGAGTTCCTCCTGGAAGCGGGACATCCGCCGGGTCAGATCCGGATCCCCGGCGGCCAGCATCCGCACCGCCAGCAGGCCCGCGTTGCGGGCCGCGCCCACCGCCACCGTCGCCACCGGCACCCCTGCGGGCATCTGGACGATGGACAGCAGCGAGTCCATGCCGTCCAGGTACTTCAGCGGCACCGGCACGCCCACGACGGGCAGTGTGGTGACCGACGCCAGCATCCCGGGGAGGTGGGCGGCACCCCCCGCGCCCGCGATGATGACCTTGAGCCCGCGCTCGGCCGCCCGCTCCCCGTAGGCGATCATGTCGTGCGGCATGCGATGGGCCGAGACCACGTCGGCCTCGAAGGCGATGTCGAACTCCCGGAGGGCGTCGGCGGCCT
This genomic interval carries:
- the purE gene encoding 5-(carboxyamino)imidazole ribonucleotide mutase → MTDNADGRGPAVGIVMGSDSDWPVMREAADALREFDIAFEADVVSAHRMPHDMIAYGERAAERGLKVIIAGAGGAAHLPGMLASVTTLPVVGVPVPLKYLDGMDSLLSIVQMPAGVPVATVAVGAARNAGLLAVRMLAAGDPDLTRRMSRFQEELRSQAYAKGERLRREVAEGGKPAGFGR